The proteins below come from a single Danio aesculapii chromosome 23, fDanAes4.1, whole genome shotgun sequence genomic window:
- the fignl2 gene encoding fidgetin-like protein 2 has translation MLSPIVPYSLLKMHWNPEHAQPLSQWPEQHLDVSSTTSSPAHKSELYSSRGRGSYSYAWANDDISALTASNLLKRYAEKYSGMLDSPYERPTVSAYPEPGAFGALNGGQKSELEPWPLTHSTDGAYSLVPPSSHESLSGPKVVPTSAGPPGSGNVSAVNSNLSDSGYSGSSSCSGPHSSEYPPSYNGTYLSSGYCPQPSSALPPASLHALQPNPTLLPSYTPTAPVYNYPPSTYPHQTGLAPSYTHPTAPYIPSPLPSRPTVVGGSYGYQNSSIGGSEPGGSLKRKAFEMTLDEEDSDSSRYRKYSYDPMKTGGDSPYGVTDKAECRGNGFGTGSTDPQGFKPSKPSSQSSLEGDEVGKYSGLKPLVSPTYGAAGDYSPPAAMTGENGGAEQGFSQHRSQKRSDPMKSIEPRMLELVSRELQDCSPALLWSELAGNCHIKAALEEDLLWPVLRPNPAVHPPKTILLFGPQGGGKTTLTRSLSSQIGATLYRLSCATLASKLKGEAEQLLLTLFSVATARQPAMVLLSEVEAIEEEGLRQQLQAQLEKIQHNPSNPFLVVCTTRRPDLIKDSLLRCFSKRYHIGLPDGNTRRHVLLQALAPQGCSLSEREMSAVLQRSEGFSVWELLQLCQQALASASASAPVPLHSLPASLSSPTLQDFENAFCKVRPHSTPKELDTCMEWSKVYSH, from the exons ATGCTGAGTCCCATTGTTCCCTATA GCCTATTGAAGATGCACTGGAACCCGGAGCATGCCCAGCCCCTGAGCCAGTGGCCTGAGCAGCATTTGGATGTGTCCTCCACCACCTCATCCCCTGCACACAAGTCTGAGCTCTACTCGAGTCGTGGTCGTGGCTCCTACAGCTACGCATGGGCAAATGATGACATCTCAGCCCTTACCGCCTCTAACCTGCTGAAGCGCTATGCTGAGAAATACTCAGGAATGCTAGACTCACCTTACGAACGCCCTACTGTGAGCGCATACCCTGAGCCTGGAGCCTTCGGGGCCCTCAACGGAGGCCAGAAAAGTGAACTGGAACCTTGGCCTCTTACGCACAGCACTGATGGGGCATATTCCTTGGTGCCTCCTTCCTCTCATGAAAGTCTATCTGGGCCAAAAGTGGTTCCCACATCAGCAGGACCACCAGGCTCGGGCAATGTATCAGCAGTTAACAGCAACCTTTCAGACTCGGGCTACAGTGGGAGCAGCTCCTGCAGTGGGCCCCATTCTAGTGAATACCCCCCCAGTTACAATGGCACCTACCTCTCTTCAGGGTACTGTCCCCAACCCAGTTCAGCACTTCCACCAGCCTCATTACATGCCCTTCAACCTAACCCGACACTTCTTCCCAGTTACACACCTACTGCCCCTGTGTACAACTACCCACCTAGCACCTACCCCCACCAGACTGGCCTTGCTCCTAGCTACACCCACCCAACAGCCCCTTACATCCCTTCTCCACTTCCCTCAAGACCCACAGTGGTTGGTGGCAGCTATGGCTATCAGAACAGCAGTATAGGGGGCTCAGAGCCTGGGGGCTCCCTGAAGAGAAAAGCATTTGAGATGACCCTGGATGAGGAAGACAGTGACAGTTCACGCTATAGGAAATATAGCTATGACCCCATGAAAACTGGGGGAGATTCTCCATATGGGGTCACTGATAAAGCTGAGTGTCGTGGAAATGGCTTTGGAACAGGTAGCACTGATCCTCAAGGCTTTAAACCCAGTAAACCTTCATCTCAGTCAAGCCTGGAAGGAGATGAGGTGGGAAAGTACAGTGGGCTAAAGCCCCTGGTTTCACCAACATACGGAGCCGCAGGGGACTACAGCCCCCCAGCAGCCATGACTGGAGAGAATGGAGGTGCGGAGCAGGGTTTCTCACAGCATCGTTCTCAGAAGCGCTCTGATCCCATGAAAAGTATAGAGCCTAGAATGCTGGAGCTAGTTAGCCGGGAACTGCAGGACTGCAGCCCAGCTTTGCTTTGGAGCGAACTGGCTGGGAACTGTCATATTAAAGCAGCATTAGAGGAGGACCTGCTGTGGCCTGTCCTGCGACCCAACCCCGCAGTCCACCCGCCGAAAACCATCCTGCTATTTGGCCCTCAAGGAGGGGGCAAAACCACTCTGACACGATCCTTGTCTTCTCAAATAGGTGCCACCCTCTATAGGCTGAGTTGTGCAACTTTGGCCTCTAAATTGAAGGGAGAAGCAGAGCAGCTCTTGCTCACTCTGTTCTCGGTTGCAACTGCCAGACAACCTGCAATGGTGTTGCTCAGTGAGGTGGAAGCCATTGAGGAGGAAGGTCTCAGACAGCAACTGCAAGCCCAGCTAGAGAAGATCCAACATAATCCGAGCAACCCGTTTCTGGTGGTGTGCACCACAAGACGGCCTGATTTGATCAAAGATTCCCTTCTGCGATGTTTCTCCAAGCGTTATCACATAGGCCTGCCAGATGGGAACACACGCAGACACGTGCTTCTGCAGGCGCTGGCGCCCCAGGGCTGCAGTCTCAGCGAAAGGGAGATGTCAGCAGTACTGCAGCGTTCAGAAGGCTTCTCTGTCTGGGAGCTGCTGCAGCTTTGCCAGCAGGCTCTGGCATCAGCTTCTGCCTCTGCACCAGTGCCCTTGCACAGCCTCCCTGCATCCCTTTCTTCCCCCACTCTCCAAGACTTTGAAAATGCTTTCTGTAAGGTACGCCCTCACAGCACCCCAAAAGAACTGGACACTTGTATGGAGTGGAGCAAGGTTTACAGCCACTGA